The following proteins are co-located in the Microplitis demolitor isolate Queensland-Clemson2020A chromosome 5, iyMicDemo2.1a, whole genome shotgun sequence genome:
- the LOC103579533 gene encoding multiple C2 and transmembrane domain-containing protein isoform X2 — protein MENEGPSNERSNNTERNDKAECNDYFLSSDEITKGDGDKIEVLKFKVSGEDKTLEKNNDGERKEEVGEEEEEDEVNKKLKLSRIRNLGKRRYFAMDEIQKRKKTVQAFKQSVEKRVESVEKIFEDKVEKMLEEKMDKHPWLQPIETWIVDRCKKDGRKDRLALISRDHDEGESEGRERLGELEGNYKGGEFDVEFTNSLENGEVIKIISTPVPVIDINDKHNSESKHVGHDFIDRLKEGWKEKVDDVTRYFQRTNRLADVNRRLKSQIWSSVVTIVLVEAKSLLPMDIDGLSDPYVKFRLGTEKYKSKVVNKTINPVWLEQFDLHLYEDPYLGQELEVTVWDRDKGHQDDLMGRTTIDLAGMERETTHRIWKELEDGAGSIFLLLTISGTTASETISDLAAHEESPRERDRISDKYSLWNSLQRPRDVGHLTVKVYRAQGLAAADLGGKSDPFCVLELVNSRLQTQTEYKTLAPNWQKIFTFNVKDINSVLEVTVYDEDRDHKVEFLGKIAIPLLKIRNGEKRWYALKDKKLRCRAKGNFPQILLEMRVIWNVVRACIRTLNPKEKKYMEPEVKFKRQVFLRNVLRLKAIIMYFIDLGKYIQSCWEWESKTRSIVALVLFVLGCYYFEPYMIPVAALLIMLKYCLVSLITSNSSSSSSFQIHSSSHDQDFNSDDGPPTPGDDDDDEDDKDKEEKKSLKERLQAIQEVTQTVQNSIGYIASLCERVKNLFNFTVPYLSYLAMILSVLGSIVLYLVPMRYLILAWGVNKFFRKILRPHSVPNNEVLDLISRLPDDEDLLSYRELKPMPTADCEKGSTSSPSSNATSRREQRKRHNKVA, from the exons atggaGAATGAAGGACCGAGTAATGAAAGAAGTAATAATACGGAGCGTAATGACAAAGCTGAATGTAAtgactattttttatcaagtgatGAAATTACAAAAGGTGACGGTGATAAAATAGAAGTACTCAAGTTTAAAGTTTCTGGTGAAGATAAAActcttgagaaaaataatgacGGAGAGAGAAAAGAGGAAGTAGGagaggaagaggaagaagatgaagtaaacaaaaagttaaaattaagtCGAATAAGAAATTTGGGTAAACGCAGATACTTTGCTATGGATGAGATACAAAAGCGTAAAAAAACTGTACAAGCATTCAAACAGTCGGTGGAAAAACGGGTCGAGAGTGTGGAGAAAATTTTCGAGGATAAAGTTGAGAAGATGTTGGAAGAAAAAATGGATAAGCATCCATGGCTTCAACCAATCGAGACCTGGATCGTCGACAGGTGCAAGAAAGACGGAAGGAAAGATCGGCTGGCTTTGATTTCCAGAGATCACGACGAGGGTGAAAGTGAGGGCAGGGAGAGACTAGGCGAGCTTGAGGGAAATTATAAAGGGGGTGAATTTGATGTTGAGTTTACAAATAGTCTTGAAAACGgggaagttataaaaataatatcgacGCCAGTTCCTGTTATTGATATCAATGATAAACATAACAGTGAGTCGAAGCACGTGGGACATGATTTTATTGACAGACTTAAGGAAGGATGGAAAGAAAAAGTCGACGATGTAACGagg TATTTCCAGAGAACGAACAGACTAGCAGACGTCAACCGAAGATTAAAATCACAAATATGGAGTTCCGTTGTGACGATTGTACTCGTCGAGGCAAAAAGTTTATTACCGATGGATATCGATGGGCTTTCGGATCCTTACGTAAAATTccg attggGAACAGAAAAGTACAAATCAAAAGTTGTcaacaaaacaataaatccAGTATGGCTGGAACAGTTCGATCTCCATCTGTACGAGGACCCTTATCTGGGTCAAGAACTAGAGGTCACGGTCTGGGACCGGGACAAAGGTCATCAGGACGACTTGATGGGCAGGACGACGATCGATTTAGCGGGGATGGAACGCGAAACAACTCACAGGATTTGGAAGGAGTTAGAAGACGGGGCTGGAAGTATTTTCCTTCTGCTTACTATCAGCGGCACGACTGCCAGCGAAACAATCAGCGATCTAGCGGCTCATGAAGAATCCCCCAGAGAACGTGACCGTATTTCTGATAAATATTCACTTTGGAATTCATTACAGAGGCCAAGAGACGTCGGGCATCTCACTGTTAAa gttTATAGGGCACAGGGACTAGCAGCTGCTGATCTAGGAGGCAAAAGTGATCCTTTTTGTGTACTTGAGTTAGTTAATTCACGGTTGCAAACACAGACTGAGTACAAAACACTGGCACCTAAttggcaaaaaatttttacttt taacgtcaaagatataaattctGTACTAGAAGTGACAGTATACGACGAAGATCGCGACCacaaagttgaatttttaggTAAAATAGCGATTCCTTTACTTAAAATACGCAACGGCGAGAAACGTTGGTACGCATTGAAGGACAAAAAATTGCGTTGCCGTGCAAAAGGTAATTTTCCTCAAATATTACTCGAGATGCGCGTGATCTGGAACGTCGTGCGAGCGTGCATCCGAACTTTGAAcccaaaagaaaaaaaatacatggagCCAGAAGTTAAATTCAAACGTCAAGTTTTTTTGCGCAACGTACTGAGACTCAAGGCTATCATAATGTACTTCATTGATCTAGGAAAATATATCCA GAGCTGCTGGGAATGGGAGAGCAAAACGAGAAGTATTGTTGCACTAGTACTATTTGTCCTCGGGTGTTATTACTTTGAGCCATACATGATTCCCGTCGCGGCGCTTCTCATAATGCTTAAATATTGTTTAGTTTCTTTGATAACAAGTAATTCCAGTTCTTCGTCTTCGTTTCAAATTCATTCGAGTTCTCATGATCAGGATTTTAATTCTGATGACGGCCCTCCCACCCCCGGTGACGATGATGACGATGAAGATGACAAAGATAAG gaagagaaaaaaagtttaaaagaaCGATTGCAAGCGATCCAAGAAGTAACGCAGACGGTCCAGAACTCGATCGGTTACATCGCGAGTCTCTGCGAGCGTGTGAAAAATCTCTTCAACTTCACAGTACCTTATCTAAGTTATCTAGCGATGATTCTATCAGTCCTCGGCAGCATCGTCCTCTACTTAGTGCCCATGCGTTACTTAATTTTAGCCTGGGgtgtaaataaattcttcCGAAAAATTCTTCGTCCCCACTCAGTACCAAATAACGAGGTCTTGGATCTAATTTCCCGGCTGCCTGACGATGAAGATCTTCTTAGTTACAG agAATTAAAACCCATGCCAACAGCAGACTGTGAAAAAGGATCAACATCAAGCCCAAGTAGCAACGCTACATCAAGACGTGAACAAAGAAAAAGACACAACAAAGTCGCGTAA
- the LOC103579533 gene encoding multiple C2 and transmembrane domain-containing protein isoform X1 yields the protein MSKSVELLSGSEDGEQGQEEDRSRLNLNGNRQLSRSATELRNNNDDLSTGRASSAQPTQHRHSHVQQHHHHHRHVASVAQRTQTFFATLKSRWARARSKERKKAKDGHDSTHSAGVESDYAADYSSEHSKSSSATHSPAKIALNHPESPLARGKSSLEDSPGRCSDNSSKLSALKASREAQESLDPGSSSAASSAVPSTYENAQSNELARRRELALRQHAFFQLRMHIRRGANLVAMDRCGASDPYVKIKSCSRLLHKSRTVHRELNPVWDESVTLPIEDPFQPLSIKVYDYDWGLQDDFMGAANLDLTVLDLGQPQDVTLELKDPARPRQHLGEIFLTVTLWPRNQQEKEQYFQRTNRLADVNRRLKSQIWSSVVTIVLVEAKSLLPMDIDGLSDPYVKFRLGTEKYKSKVVNKTINPVWLEQFDLHLYEDPYLGQELEVTVWDRDKGHQDDLMGRTTIDLAGMERETTHRIWKELEDGAGSIFLLLTISGTTASETISDLAAHEESPRERDRISDKYSLWNSLQRPRDVGHLTVKVYRAQGLAAADLGGKSDPFCVLELVNSRLQTQTEYKTLAPNWQKIFTFNVKDINSVLEVTVYDEDRDHKVEFLGKIAIPLLKIRNGEKRWYALKDKKLRCRAKGNFPQILLEMRVIWNVVRACIRTLNPKEKKYMEPEVKFKRQVFLRNVLRLKAIIMYFIDLGKYIQSCWEWESKTRSIVALVLFVLGCYYFEPYMIPVAALLIMLKYCLVSLITSNSSSSSSFQIHSSSHDQDFNSDDGPPTPGDDDDDEDDKDKEEKKSLKERLQAIQEVTQTVQNSIGYIASLCERVKNLFNFTVPYLSYLAMILSVLGSIVLYLVPMRYLILAWGVNKFFRKILRPHSVPNNEVLDLISRLPDDEDLLSYRELKPMPTADCEKGSTSSPSSNATSRREQRKRHNKVA from the exons ATGAGCAAAAGTGTGGAATTACTTTCTGGATCCGAGGACGGTGAACAAG GGCAAGAAGAAGACAGATCGCGACTGAATTTAAATGGTAACCGACAGTTGTCACGAAGTGCCACAGAACTacgtaataataatgacgatTTGTCAACGGGTCGTGCGTCTTCAGCCCAACCCACCCAGCACAGACACTCGCATGTCCAGCagcatcatcaccatcatcgCCACGTAGCCTCAGTTGCCCAGAGGACCCAGACCTTCTTCGCGACCCTCAAGAGCCGCTGGGCAAGGGCAAGAAGTAAGGAGCGCAAAAAAGCTAAGGATGGTCATGACTCGACTCACAGTGCCGGTGTCGAGTCTGATTACGCTGCCGATTACTCTTCTGAGCACAGCAAAAGTTCTTCCGCGACTCATAGTCCTGCTAAAATTGCACTAAATCAtccag AATCTCCATTAGCTCGGGGCAAATCATCTTTAGAAGACAGTCCTGGAAGATGCAGCGACAATTCATCGAAGCTGTCAGCCTTGAAAGCATCCCGAGAGGCTCAAGAGTCTCTCGATCCTGGATCCTCATCAGCAGCATCATCAGCAGTGCCGTCGACTTATGAAAATGCGCAGTCGAATGAATTAGCACGTCGACGTGAATTAGCATTAAGACAGCATGCATTTTTTCAGCTGCGTATGCATATTCGCCGAGGTGCCAATCTCGTCGCGATGGATCGATGCg GCGCAAGTGATCCTTATGTCAAGATAAAATCATGCAGTAGATTATTACACAAGTCTCGAACAGTTCATCGTGAATTAAACCCAGTGTGGGATGAAAGTGTCACATTGCCTATTGAAGATCCGTTTCAGCCGCTCAGTATCAag GTATACGATTACGACTGGGGTTTGCAAGATGATTTTATGGGCGCAGCGAATTTAGACCTTACGGTACTAGATCTCGGACAACCGCAAGATGTTACTCTGGAACTTAAAGATCCAGCGAGACCGCGACAACATCTtggagaaatatttttaactgtcACCTTGTGGCCGAGGAACCAGCAAGAAAAAGAGCag TATTTCCAGAGAACGAACAGACTAGCAGACGTCAACCGAAGATTAAAATCACAAATATGGAGTTCCGTTGTGACGATTGTACTCGTCGAGGCAAAAAGTTTATTACCGATGGATATCGATGGGCTTTCGGATCCTTACGTAAAATTccg attggGAACAGAAAAGTACAAATCAAAAGTTGTcaacaaaacaataaatccAGTATGGCTGGAACAGTTCGATCTCCATCTGTACGAGGACCCTTATCTGGGTCAAGAACTAGAGGTCACGGTCTGGGACCGGGACAAAGGTCATCAGGACGACTTGATGGGCAGGACGACGATCGATTTAGCGGGGATGGAACGCGAAACAACTCACAGGATTTGGAAGGAGTTAGAAGACGGGGCTGGAAGTATTTTCCTTCTGCTTACTATCAGCGGCACGACTGCCAGCGAAACAATCAGCGATCTAGCGGCTCATGAAGAATCCCCCAGAGAACGTGACCGTATTTCTGATAAATATTCACTTTGGAATTCATTACAGAGGCCAAGAGACGTCGGGCATCTCACTGTTAAa gttTATAGGGCACAGGGACTAGCAGCTGCTGATCTAGGAGGCAAAAGTGATCCTTTTTGTGTACTTGAGTTAGTTAATTCACGGTTGCAAACACAGACTGAGTACAAAACACTGGCACCTAAttggcaaaaaatttttacttt taacgtcaaagatataaattctGTACTAGAAGTGACAGTATACGACGAAGATCGCGACCacaaagttgaatttttaggTAAAATAGCGATTCCTTTACTTAAAATACGCAACGGCGAGAAACGTTGGTACGCATTGAAGGACAAAAAATTGCGTTGCCGTGCAAAAGGTAATTTTCCTCAAATATTACTCGAGATGCGCGTGATCTGGAACGTCGTGCGAGCGTGCATCCGAACTTTGAAcccaaaagaaaaaaaatacatggagCCAGAAGTTAAATTCAAACGTCAAGTTTTTTTGCGCAACGTACTGAGACTCAAGGCTATCATAATGTACTTCATTGATCTAGGAAAATATATCCA GAGCTGCTGGGAATGGGAGAGCAAAACGAGAAGTATTGTTGCACTAGTACTATTTGTCCTCGGGTGTTATTACTTTGAGCCATACATGATTCCCGTCGCGGCGCTTCTCATAATGCTTAAATATTGTTTAGTTTCTTTGATAACAAGTAATTCCAGTTCTTCGTCTTCGTTTCAAATTCATTCGAGTTCTCATGATCAGGATTTTAATTCTGATGACGGCCCTCCCACCCCCGGTGACGATGATGACGATGAAGATGACAAAGATAAG gaagagaaaaaaagtttaaaagaaCGATTGCAAGCGATCCAAGAAGTAACGCAGACGGTCCAGAACTCGATCGGTTACATCGCGAGTCTCTGCGAGCGTGTGAAAAATCTCTTCAACTTCACAGTACCTTATCTAAGTTATCTAGCGATGATTCTATCAGTCCTCGGCAGCATCGTCCTCTACTTAGTGCCCATGCGTTACTTAATTTTAGCCTGGGgtgtaaataaattcttcCGAAAAATTCTTCGTCCCCACTCAGTACCAAATAACGAGGTCTTGGATCTAATTTCCCGGCTGCCTGACGATGAAGATCTTCTTAGTTACAG agAATTAAAACCCATGCCAACAGCAGACTGTGAAAAAGGATCAACATCAAGCCCAAGTAGCAACGCTACATCAAGACGTGAACAAAGAAAAAGACACAACAAAGTCGCGTAA